The sequence TAATTATCATTCTaaaacatgttatttcaaaccagAGATGATGTATGGGACAGTAGTACTGTATAAATTCTGCTAaacttttattgtgtagcaaattTTAGACATTTGAGTTTTAAGATGCCTCTCTGCTGTACAGTTCAGTCAAAGCACATTCATGACCATAACTCAGAgggtatttttctatttttacccTCGGGAGGGCTTTCCTGACTCCCACATGCACTTGCTATTAGATTGCAGACCAAAGTGTCAGATTTCATGGAAAGGGATGattattgagagagagagagagagagagagagagagattgtagGGTTGGAGGGGAGGTTTAGAGAGTGTCTGTGGGCGAAATTGGAATGGATAATTGCCGCTGGCATTGATACACGGAGGAGCGGAGAGTCTAGCTCAAGGGACTCTCACTGTACATTACGTCAGACGAGACACAACGAGGTCCCAAAATGAGCAGAACAACATTTTTTGAGGTAAGACAAAGTTAAATTGCAAGAGTTTGTACTTTTTGTAAAACCTTAAGGAGTCGAAGGTTGTGGCTTTCAAGTGCTGTCCGAATTATTTCAACCAActtctgtgtgtttgtcatgTTTACTTCAGTCTTAAAGGAACATTTGGACTTCCACATGCTATTCTCTCATAAATGCCGTGCACTTAGCAAAAgcggttttgttatttttgtggaaATTCTTGCTTTTCAATTGATACATCTTTAAACAACATATCGTACATTTAcctaaatatttacagtaaaatatttgaatatttgttttttaacagtatattataaataatgcaTATAATACGTGTTTTCTGTCATGTTTACGTGATTACTATaaacattgtaaaataataaacactgtacaaaaacattgctaaaattaaatttgaatttgaaaaaaattgatGTCTTGTTGAACATTTTTTGTCTCGCCAACAAATATCATGCAtgggttgccagggtgttgcaaTGTGACTCCTTAGGAGTTTTGAGTGTTTTAGTGTGTACAGTATAGTGTGAAGTGTGATCTGGGATTTTTCATAAGCGTAGAAAGGTAATAGCTCACTTTGAGGGATCATTTATGCCCGTAGAACAAATTGAGGATTTAGAGACTTTAAATCCCTAACCTTATAATAATGCAATAATGATGCTTTCCGTAGCTAGTGGCACTTAAACGTGAATCTAATCCTCAGAAGTTCATTATGAACAGTATAGCATTTTTCTAGCAATCTGAAATTGCACACACTACACCATAGGCCTTGATTCCCCAAACTGAGCCCGAGCTGCTTTTCAATATGTGTGTGCGCTAATTTTACGCTTTCTGAGCATtaacatgtaaatataattCAGGACATGACCAACAAGCCTGTCACCAGAGAATTAATAACCCTCTCAAGCATTTCCACCGCCTGCTGTAAACACCACCACAGCAATGCTATTAGCACATTTAGTCTCTCCCTCATAACCCTGAACAACTTtacaatgaaatgtatacagaagTCATGCACAGATATGTAACGGTTTTCTGTcagcaaaagaaaacaaagagctAAAAGATGGAAAAGTCACTCAAAGCAGAAACAAGCTTTTAATGTGAATACAGAATTTAAGTTTCCATCATTACTGCGGTATTTACCATCTTGTCAATAGTCTCAGCTCTCAGAAATCCACCGAGTGCTTTTATTGAACACTCTGTGTGATTGAAAACAGGACAGGTTTATTACCTGCTCTTTATGTGCTTGTACAATGACCACGACAGCGAGTGAGCCGGGGAGAAATACTGTgggttaattttatttatatatcatttttgtcACTAATAAATCTGTTAAGGATTGCAGTTGTGCTCTATAAATCAGGAATATTCTACACACCTTGTGTTTCTTGAGTATTggtataaaaaagtatttttattagtttactagttttttgttgtttaaattaagATGCAGCATTTTAATCCACAGTCAGCGAAGTTTGCGGTGAATGTGTCGGCTTTAGCTCAGCATTTTTCGACATTAGTTTCGGcgctgtccttccaaacccttggatgtccaaattcaggTTTTTCAgggaatggaaaaacactgtactttttaaatcaagaaatactgtgttgttgaggttgactttttaatacttttcactttttcattgtaaaaaaaacataattttaccgttattttttacagattttcacgtataatgtccaaaaaaacatttttaaaatatggtcaaaaagcatcaaattacagaaaaagacctcAAACgtcatgttaaaaatgttaatcaGGTGTtaatttacaggaaaaaactgttattttacagaatacagtatttctgttgccccagctgccagaaaatttctgtctttttactggatttttttacagtgtaactaataataatgatttatgattaaaaaaaattatcgacaaaatatggagatacaaagtttcagaaggacagcagcgatttgCAATAAGATTTTTgagataattattttaattttgtccaGATCAGAACTAAGTTGTAAATATAGGTTTCCAAATAACTAGTTATTgaatttatttacttgtttacaTTGTATGAATAACTCAAACCAAACACTTTAAACTctcttaattaaaaaaatacacaactcCCCAAACAGCAGCAAATATAAGTGCTTAAGGAACTCCCGGCTGAATATCAAGATAGGTGGATCAACATCAGGTTTTAAGCGTGAATGTAACGATCCCATATTTCTCCATCTGTGATGGCAATAAGCTGAACCAAGGGACTCTTGCTTTAAGTTGAGCATTAGGCAAATCCTACGCGTCCGTTAGAAGATTATTACACTATCCAGTATAAGAGTAATTTCAGGCTGACAGCTCTGCTGAGCTACACAGTATGTAGTGCTTTCAAGGCAAATTGAAGCAGTCTTAAAACTCAGTCCATGCTCTCTAGATTAACGCTGACGCCTTTTAATTAAGATTAAAAAGATCCCACCATTGCAACCGGACGCATCCCCAGAATGCCGAGCTCAGATCAAAGATGGAGTTTATATTTTGGCATGATTTATGAACGTAATGAATACACCGAGCTAAACTGGGAGACATCCGTCAAAACAGAAGCTCAGATCAATGGCTTAAGCAGCGTGCGGTTGTTGTCTCTTGAATATCCACAGATGTGATACATCTGCAAGACTGCGTGTCAGCATAACTCAAGTTTGCATAATCACAGCTGGAATTCTGCACTTTTTTTGCAAGCAGTGCTGGAGTCGTTGGCAACTTATtgcttaaacatttttatttccttttaatAGACTAACAACTTTGTCAGTTGTATGTTATATCTTTGAAACAGAGAATTATGGGAGAGAAGACGAGCAGCTTTGGCCAGATCTAAAATATACTACTAAATTAACTTGATTTAtgttaattgaattaaaaagtAAGTTTGCTTCGCAGTGTCTGTGCCATGCAGATATTGACCAGACTGAAATGATTACACTGTTCTTCCAGGTCGAAATCCTGgactcaaaaacaaaagaacagcTCTGTTTTCTGGACAAGGTAAGCAGGTTCTTCTAATAACATTAGATGACTAATGAAGATGACTGTGgcacatttaattaaaaatagaaGCTCATTTAtcttgtttgtgtatttaatgCAGGTTGAACCTCATTCAAGCATAGCCgagattaaaagtttgtttcaTAAGTCATGTAAGTTTGACTCCACAGTGATTGTGTTGTTGTAAATACTGTAGCACAGATGTATTTCTTCAACCTTTTTTATAACATGACATGAAATGTAAtatgatcatttatttttttctgcttcGATCACTGATAGATCCTAAATGGTACCCTGCTAGACAGTCTCTTCGGCTAGACCCCAGTGAGTGAGATATACTATTTTACCTTAGAGTATAGGCATCTGTAAAGCATACATGATTATACATCTAAAATCACTAGGAATATAATGATCATgagcttaaagtcccagtgaaattaaaaatgacaatgcctgttttttcatgaaatattgcagcatttattgtaaatagcttatcaatgtgggtcattctctttttaaaatccgtgtgccctcataatcttcagttaaattTTGAAAATGCTCTTCCTTCTTGTAATGACTATTCATCTTAAATGAcctatgttagacggcttgggcggagcatccgttaactcctccccttcaactgtcagtctaccgccagttccatttcaaaatacaacggctgtttttatacatccaatcaaatcgcagagaagacgaaagccacggccacaatttttctcattcgaaattccatttccctcggaaatgcgtcaaaatacgaaagtaaaaacgatcgcaacttccggttcacggggactttaaatttGCCCATTACATAGGTTGAAAAATGAAGATATCTtactttcttaaagggacagtttacccaaaaataaaaattctgtcatcatttcctcacccttgagttgttccaaatctgtatacatttctttgttctgatgaacgcagagaaagatatttggatagttcttggccaccattgactaccatagaaggaaaattgctttataaatgtctttattctgttgaacacaaaagaagatattttgaagaacgtaggaaagcaaacagttttggggaacttttgactatggtagtcaatggtggccaatgactgtttggttacgagcattcttccaaatatctttctctgtgttcatcagaataaagaaatgtatacaggaacaactcgatggtgagtaaatgatgacagaattttaatttaaagcGGTTTAAGAAGTGTCAAGATAGCATGACAAAAGCTTCATTATTCGATAAggtttatactgtacatctttgtttacattttattattttgtatttttagaggGAAAAGCATTGAGAGATGATGACATACTGCAGAATTTGCCGGTCGGAACCTCAGCAAGCATATATTTCAAAGATCTCGGCCCACAGCTTGGTTGGACAATGGTAAGTCTTTAATAACTGTAAACCTGCCTTTTCTAACACATAAGAAACAAATAACATTTGCGaactttataatataataaatgtaatagccCTTAAGTGGCAGCcatatgtttttaatacaaaacttcatgtttgaagaatgttatttGGAAGATGTTTTGCAAACATTTTTGCTCTCCAGGTTTTTCTAGTTGAATGCTTGGGTCCTCTACTGATTTATCTGCTCTTTTACCTCCGTGTCCCCTACATCTACAGCAAAAAATACACTTTCACCTCCAGCACTCATCCTGTGGTTAGGTATGGTTCTATCAGATCTTCAAATAATCATTATGACGCATTACATCTACATCttatttctttccttttctGTTCTCTCTTCCTCTAGTTTGGCTTGTGCTTGTCATTCGTTCCATTACATCAAAAGACTTATTGAAACAATATTTGTGCACCGGTTTTCTCACGGCACGATGCCTCTCAGAAGTATCGTTAGGGTGAGCGTCACACTGGTCTCAATGCAAACTGTCAGATTAAAATGCAgcagtgatagttcacccaaaaatgaaaattatgtcatcatttactcaccctcttgtcatttcaaacctgtacgactttctttctttcttctgcagaacacaaaaaaagatattttgaagaaagttcaacggcggcacccattcacttctgtaaggacataaaaccaatgcaagtcaatgggtgccgacgctgttcggttaccaagattcaaaaatgtcttttttgaaTTTTTgggggtttgaaatgacaagagggtaaatgatgacagatttccatttttgggtgaactattcacTGCTTCTGTGACTACAGACAGAAAGTGAaatgatatttggaaaaaaaaactttaaataaggTTGTATGTGTTAAACATAgttgacatgaactaaaagtAACTTTTCTAAAACGTTGTAGAGTAGATGCTAAAATCAGGTAATACAACTAACATAAACTAGTGAGGCAACTGTTGATTCATATGAGCAATTCTGTTTGCTGTTGACAGAACTGTGCATATTACTGGGGGTTTGCGGCATGGTTGGCATATTACATCAACCATCCCCTCTACACACCACCATGTGAGCACCTAACCTAGACATAAACCTATTTCACAACTCagtaaatgtgttaaatgttttacatgAAACGTGTCATGTTTTACAGCCTttggagagagacaggtcaACTATGCATTGATTGTCTTTGTGGTACGTACTGTAGGGTTCCTGgttttataaacacaataaacCAAATGCGGTGGAGTCCAAAGGTCTGAgacaacataaaaatacagaaagtTTTAAGATTTtgtactatttaaaaaaaagtaacaaTTCTAGGTCACTATCAAATATATgcaaatatgtgaaatatgttAAGTACTTTGTACagaagtttcttttttttttcaagtttcatCAACTAGTTTAGttgatataataataaaaacatgttgatAATATGTTACAATGAAAAATGAACTATTCTCAATAGTCATCTTAGACGTTTGGGtcttactgtagatttgagCTAAATTAACATGAAATGTGTTCTGTTTTCAGTTATGTGAGGCTGGTAATTTTTCCATCCATTGGACTTTAAACAGTTTACAATGTGAAGGTGCCGGTGGGTGAAGTATATCAAATATCTGTGTGAGAACATCTCAGAGTAAACCTGTGATCGACATTTCACCTAAACGTGTCCATGTGAACAGGTTCCAAATGTCGGAGATACCCACGGCCATCCAAAAACCCCTTCACGTGGCTGTTTTTCTTTGTGTCATGTCCGAACTACACGTATGAGGTAACCATTGCGACCCGTACACACAAACGTAACACACAATCTTCTGTTTGACGCATATTCTCCTCTTTGATTTAACAGGTAGGAGCTTGGGTGGGCCTTTCCATCATGACCCAGTGTGTTCCAGGTGAGCGAGTggccacaaataaaaaatctagaTTCCATGTAGAGTccattatttttaaagaaacgTTACGTATGGTTCATTTTGCAGTGGCTCTCTTTACCCTGGTGGGCTTCGCACAGATGACAATCTGGGCCAGGGGAAAACACAAAACCTACATCAGAGAATTTAAGGACTATCCAAATCTCCGCATGCCCATTTTGCCTTTAATCCTCTGACCAACATCAGATGTGCCTGTCAGTACATAGTTGAGATCAAAATATCCAGATATGATGATCCTGGATAAGAGTGCAGAGACGAAGAGTTCAACAGCTGCATCTAAATGAAGCGGTGTATTGTTATGTTTACAACGGTGTGTCACATGGGATGTTATATTAGCCGAGTGAATTAGATTAGCGGCTTCCATATTTGGGTTGGTTAAATTAGGCTTTTAAAACAACAGACTAATCTGCAATATTGATATCTACCTCTGTTGGCAAATGTCAACACCTACCTTTAACAGATGGAGACACAGAGCCACATCAGTGAAGACATTAAAATGTTGatctttatattttaaatgaaaaagacaTCATTTTTCCtgacaaaaaaatgcattttttaggatttagtcaaaaggtagcgttaaagggacagttcacccactTCTGGGCGAAGTGTTctttaatagttttattttagcgCATTTTAACAAATGACTAAGCAACTTTCTACAGGTACTTTCCAGCTTTCTAGTATAGAAATGACAAAACTGAACATTTCAAGTCAAGCATTCAGTTCAATTACCGTTTGTAAATACACTAGGAATTATTAAGACCATGTGCAACGTTTCACATAAtgcaatgtgcatttaaaaaacagcaataaaaccgATTGcatcatttgatttgtttttataacaaaaatctttgtaaaaaaaagaaataaagtgcTAAAGTATTCAGAACACTAAcgctttgtctgttttgtacCATTTTTAGTCGTATTTCTAAGAAGGCCAAGTGAAGAAAGTGTGCAAAGCAGATGCATGAGAATACTAAGAGTTTAAAATCGGTTCCTTATCTTTTCTTCGGCACTCCAACAATTTGACATGTCAGAACAAACGGCTGCATGTTTTCAGCTTTTGGTTTTTGCAGGAAACACCCTCATGTCCCGTCGGGCA comes from Triplophysa rosa linkage group LG23, Trosa_1v2, whole genome shotgun sequence and encodes:
- the tecrl2a gene encoding very-long-chain enoyl-CoA reductase, with the protein product MSRTTFFEVEILDSKTKEQLCFLDKVEPHSSIAEIKSLFHKSYPKWYPARQSLRLDPKGKALRDDDILQNLPVGTSASIYFKDLGPQLGWTMVFLVECLGPLLIYLLFYLRVPYIYSKKYTFTSSTHPVVSLACACHSFHYIKRLIETIFVHRFSHGTMPLRSIVRNCAYYWGFAAWLAYYINHPLYTPPSFGERQVNYALIVFVLCEAGNFSIHWTLNSLQCEGAGSKCRRYPRPSKNPFTWLFFFVSCPNYTYEVGAWVGLSIMTQCVPVALFTLVGFAQMTIWARGKHKTYIREFKDYPNLRMPILPLIL